The Strix uralensis isolate ZFMK-TIS-50842 chromosome 4, bStrUra1, whole genome shotgun sequence genomic interval AAAAGAAATGGGAGAATAAGTTAGACTCTGCCTTCTGTAAGCAGTACATTGATTTAagtaattattatatttttttaatatatgaaaggattttaaaatccCTCTGTGAGGTGTTAATTAGTTATCTACATGATGGTGTCTGAAGTTAAAAGGtggaaaaatttaaaagtagGTAGAAGACAGTTAAATTATatgtaacaaaaaaattattttaaaaaccttttaatgCAAATTTTAGTATATTTCTCATTTGTTAAATCAAATTtggtttaaatatgaaaaatctgaaatagttCTTATTTGAATGAAATAGAAGCATTATTATTGTCTTGCTAGagtatgtatttttttgtgtgtcttgaTTTCCAGCCTCGCCCCCCACCAAGAAAGCCTTCTCCATTCCTGCTAAAATATCCTCAATGATAATTTTGTCTCTGTTTCAAAGTTTCTGCTCAATAACAGCACAGCTATCCCAGTGGTCAGTTAGTACTAGATTTCTAAATTGTGAGGGTTGCTGTTGAGGGATAAGGATTCTGTTCCCTTTATATACCATTTGCAAGTTTTTATGTAGTCCATTTAGGAAACACAAGCTAAATACATAGCAGTACAAAATGTTCCCCAAAACACAGGATTTTGTTGTGAATATTGTTGAAGATCATTCTTTCGCAGTGTGTAGTGGGTTTCTAtgtggatatttttcttttcctagtaaAAAACCACATTACTCAAAAACGTCTGCTGGTGATGTTCAGGAATGCAACACAGCTGATCCTGAAGATGAACCCCTTAAGAAGAACGTGGTACAGAAAAAGTTGCATGAGTATTATCAGTCAATTTAATTTTAACTTACTTCATACCATACCTGCATTAGAGCGGGGGGAGAGGAAGACCTTTCATTTGTTTGTTAGTACTTAACTGTATCCAAAATAATTAATCCTCAAAGTATTCCTGTGAGATGGCCAAGTGAAAAGTTTAAAGCTACCGTCATCATGTCAATGGGCAATATAATAGCCAGGTGTTCCTGGATCTGGGAGCCATTTCTCCTGCTCATTTGGGaatatgttcttttcttctttcaaatattttctccatATCTGGAATGTATGTTCTTAAAGAATGTCATACTAAATGGAATATAAATCCTCTGTACTTGTTCAGTATTGAACTAAAACGTATTTATGAAAGAACTGAATTATTTattgataaaattaattttgaatacatattagaattaaacaaaacCTGCTTGCTTTTGAATGAGTGTTCTTCCACACTTAGACCACAATGAGTGTAAAATGCTTTTGGCCCACTTAGCTTCCAGGCATACAGAGGATGTTAACTATCTGCAGACATGAGAAAGTAGGCCTATGATAAAAGAAGCTATGCAGTAGTTATCATAAAAGTTTTTTATGTATTGAAATTTATTGGAATTGTTGAATATCATGTTGTAAAATTCAGTATGGGGTGTTAGTCTTTCATCAGTAAACTGCATGTATGCAGCCCTCTTGTAGAAGTGCTGTTGGTGTCACAAAGTAGTCGAAGGAGAGAAAGAATTGGGACAGAATGTGGCTGAAAAGGAAGGTGAGCAGGCACTGTTGATCAGTGAACTGTTAATACTGGGCAGTGACTATGCTGAACCGAGGGTCCGTATGCTCCTTAAAATGTTTCTACTCCTGCTGCACGGCCAGTGGCTGTCAGCTGGTCTGTGCGGTCAGGCAGCTGCTCTCTCTCAGCAGTGTGATCACTGCGCTGTGGTCTGGCGAAACAGGCCGAAGTAAATGTTACAGACATTTCAGTCGGGAAGCGCTTTCCTGCAGTCTGCCTAATTGCCATCTCTCAGAAGTTTAAATGAGTAAACcgaggggtttttttggaagttaATCTGCTTTTTATATCACAGAAGGCTCTGAATACTACTCAATTCCAGGCGAAAAAGAAGCAGCCTTCAGAGAACACATCAGATCCTTCTGGTAAAGTAGACTCTTCAAAACTTCTGTGTAGCTTCTCCTCATTCAAGATTAATGCTTTTCAATAGTTTTTGTTTCTGGTATGTAGCAACATACTGCTTCTGGAAATGGGAGGTTTTAGTTTGAGTTTTGGTATAGACACTCATGAGCAATGGTTGAATTGAGGGGCTGGTGTGCCACACAGCTCTGATCCCTGTGGTCTGCATCCCTGGACTTGCCTATTGCTCCCCTGAAGGGGTAGAGCATAAGTGTGCATTATCCCTGCACACAGcctggttcacagaatcacagaattgtctaggttggaaaagaccttgaagatcatccagtccaaccatcaacccaacattaacagttcccaactacaccatatccctcagcgctgtggTTCCCTCTGGAGGGAAGCCTGGGTCCATGGGCAGGGAGCTGTAAGACTGTTCAGTGCATCCCTTGGTCTGGGGGCCTGGAGCACCAGCTGTGGGGCAGAACTTGGAGTGCCCTGACTTACAGCAGAGGCACAGCTCTTACTGTGAAGACCTTTGGGATAGGGAGCTTTGAGACTGgcatttttctgaaacagtacCCCATCACATTCCAAGTACGAGATTTACATTTGGGAGTGTGTGAAGAAACATGGTTTAACTTTCTTGTGAAATTAGTTAATAATACTATTGCAAAGTTTAAAGAACATCTTTGTATATAGCTTTTTTTGGAAGCATATATGGTATTAATACAGAACGTCTACAAATATAACAACTCATTATTCCTTGAGTAATGCAGGTTGCCCAGACTCGGACTACTAGTTTTTACAGCACAAACAGCTATATCTAGGGTACACTGTGCGCTTTATCAGTTAGTTTACTAACATGCTCCTGGACTTGCTTGAAATGATGAAGAATAAGTTGTATATGATTGATCATCCAAATTCTAAAACGTTCCCAGATAAATGTATCGTAGTTGCTCAGCCAAAGACAGATGAAATAATTCGTATATCCCGCTTCTCAAGTTTCATATTCTTAATTTTTAGATCACTATTTTAATAGTGggcataatattttttctgttattttaggACATGTACCTGAATTGTACAATGCTTATCTTCATTCTGTTGTTTCAGTGGATAGCCCATGTTCTATACAGGTTTGGTGCCCCAAAGAACTGAAGAGATCTCCTAGAGATATTACAGAACTGGATGTTGTTCTGACTGAATTTGAGAAGATAGCAGCAAATTACAGgtaaatattctgctttcctaTGGCTGAATActcaaagtttttaaaaaaaaattacatgtgtttTTGCTAGTGGGCTGTCCTTTTGGGAATGCAGTGTTGTATGGTTACATTCTGATGTTATTTTAATGATTATTAGGTTTCTGTGATTCAAATATTTTTTCGTATGTGATCTTGAGGTGGTCTCCAGGTATTTGATATTTTTCCAAACATAAGAACAACACATCTCAGCTGTCATTTTTCAATGTAGAAATTAAGCTACTGCAAGTACATGAAAGATCTGCAGTTGCCTGTGCTTCTAGCTGCTTAACATTGGGTTTTATTCATTACTCAAAGGACTAGTTTTGGATGAGATTTCTCCTTACTAAACCAAATGGGTTGTGTTTTGTCCCTCTGACTTCTCCAGACAAAGCATAGAATCAAACATTTGCAGAAAAGCGATCAATGGCTTCTGTTCTGCTTTCAAGGACCAAATCACTGATCTTGTAAGTACAccataaataaaatcaattttgtgGTAGTGATTGCAGAGCTGTATATTACATTGTAGTcaaaatgcttttggttttgtgttgtccTTTACGCATTTATTTTATGGTACTTTAAATTTTCTAATCTCTTGTCAGGATAAATAATATGAAAGCACAGTTTGTTGTGTGCAGGTTATGatttgctgcctctgtgctggctTTCATGAGAATTGCCTTTAGACACAACACTGCTGTCATGCAAGTATGTTGCAAAATTGTCAGCTTTTGAGAATAGGGAAGCATCTAATAATCCTGAAGCCTTTGTCATGTCTAAAGCATTATGTAGTAAAACTGGAGAGCTGCATAATTTGAATGAGCAGTTATGtcaaacactgttttaaaagctTATGGACTAGAGTTTTAAAAGGTTGATGATTTAATCTTTATACTGCGTGACAGTGACTCTTGTGTGGAGGCCTGACTAAGGCCTCTAACATAGTTCAGggaaaataatccttttttaattaacagtttGAACCTAACTGTAAAAAGCTTATTAGCTTGGAAGGCTAAGATTTCTTCCTAATTACAACAAGTAAAATAAACTCAGAACTTTGTAGGAGTTCTGGTAAGTACAATGGATAAATACTAAAGCTATAGTTCTAAATGATTCATTAGGATGAGCAAATTTTAAAATGACTAGatttatgcattttataaaaAGTTATAGAAAAATTAAGCTAGGTAATATTACACTAATTGATACAAGGAGCATTACTTGCTCTAACTGGTGCAAGAGGACTAATTTTATGCAACAGTCTTCCTCTGGCatagggagagaggaaaaaatttcTACACAACTGATACACTTGTAATCTTCCTTTGAAccagtgttgatttttttaaaatagctttttatgtTATTCCAAAGTAATTCTTGCAACCATGTTTTTAGGATAGAAATGAAATCAAGATCCATAGTCAATCTGTAATTGTTCTTTTCATCTGTAGATAGTGGAAGTCCAGGAAttaaagaatatgaagaaaaaaaatgctaaggtaaatacatatatatcacTAGATTGCATAGCATACAGAGGTGGGCATTGAAATTTCAAAAAGTTGACtagaagaaataaagtaattCACAAAAAAGTGTGCAGTAGTACAGAATCAGCTGCACAAATAGAGGATAGGGAAACACCAGAGGTTTTCTGGAGAAGATCTGAGTAAATATGATAGATTGCAAACTCCATATGTATACTGCTATATGGGTGGAAAAAGCACATTAGGATGTGTAGGTATCTATGCatgtgaattacttttttttttttttttttttaactgagcacTGATGGGGCCTCTGGAGAGCCAATTAAATATTGAGAGCTAACCTTCCAGAAACAGATGAATATAAAATCTAGGAGAGCAGCAAAGATGGTGACCTGTGAGGGTAGAATTGTGTTGCTTAGTTTAAAGGAGAGAAGTCTAAGGGAGCTGCATTCCCTAAATATATGCAACATCTTTGTTCAGAGGAAGGCAGCTCCTCTGTTCATTCAGAGCGAGTAGTAATTGACTGAAAATGCAACAGGGGAATGttgacaggaggaggaggtagtGTAAGAGCAGGAAAACATTGCAGTGGTTTCATTAGGAGAGGTGAATGCCCTACAGCAGAGAGATTTAAGAGCAGGTTAGGCACTGTCTGCCAGAGCCTTTCTGCCCAGATTAACATCACCTGCAAACTTTGATGACAAAATAGCTTTTAACAAGTGAAGTCAACAGAAAGCTTATTCTGGGAGGTAGCAATTAATGTGCTAAAGTCTTGTTAATTTGAGGTGATGTGGTAAGCTCTTCTGcatgcaaaatgaaaattttaatatatatctAGCATTCACAGCCACTTAGTTATCCTTATTTTGCCTCTTATACGTTTgtttaaaatcagatttgtaGTTGCTAAAGTTAAATTTATGAttagtttctgggtttttttaaaattggatGTTGTATTAAAGAAAACTTAATTATGCTTAGTTCCTTAGTTATGGTGATCATACTGAACATACGTTCATActagtttgctttttaaaaacagaaccaACCAAAACCTTCTAGAGTTGGTGATTGAGTTACAAAAGGAGTTTGTGGcatttttattcttgtaaatCCAGCGTTCCTTAAGAGAAATTTTGGATGGAGATGAGAGTTTGACATTTTAATAAGCtttaaagtgtttaaaatacGGACATAGAATATGTCCATTTATAAGTTCTGGTATCTTGGAATCTTCCACACCCAGCATCAGAAGCATAAAACCTCAAAGCAAAAAAGCCAATGAAATTTGAGTTGTTTGCCTTTGAAGTTACAGAAACCGTTTCAAAGACTTTCCTCACTATTTGTTTCAGGTAACAACAGAcatcaaaaagaaaaggcagcGACTGTTGCAACTCAGAGAAGAGCTAATTGGGTATGTTTCTAATGATGCACAATAATAGCCTGAAGAACTTAAGAAGTCTGGTATTTTGTAACTcagaaatgaaagtaattttctttgttctttattttgatgAAACTCTACTTCTGTATTGCTTTCTGGTTTTACAAAAGATCAGGATATAACCTCACCTCTCCATATTTCAGTTGTCTAGATAGTCATTCCCGCAAGTTCTCTTAGCTAACTAGTTCCTGGGATGGTATTACAGACCATACGTTCATAAGAAAAACACTAACTTACAACGGTAATTGCAAAGGTGATGAATCATAAATTTACAAAGGTGATACAgagggcttttttggttttgaggtGGGAGAATGTATTTCACCTGTAATTTGTCAGGGATGCCTCTGAATACACGGTTTGCTTCCATCTCATGTGGCCACACAGTTCCCCTTCTCTAATTTGGCATTGATCTTAATGCCACGTAGATACACAACACAGAAATTATGTTCTTTGGAAGAACGATTAGACTTCCCCAAATCCAGCTGGTTACTAGTGACAAGCTTTATACTGAAGCTGCATGTAACATACATGCTGTAAGTTAATGCTGTAGGGAACCGTGGGTTTGGGTCCACAAAGGCAGATTAAAAGCCCTTTCTGTATGGCCGTGagagttttgtttcctttgcagtACTATGGACAAAATTCATGCAAAGAACTAATTAAAGGCATCTCTCAATATGGGTTTGAACCCCCTCACAGATTGAAAGCTGTcttcacattttttgtttgttgtatttTAATCCTTTGATCACCTTAAGAAAGCTTTTATTGCTACAACGCTGTTAAACAAAAATGGCTGGTGGTGTTCAGTTCGTGGAGCGCTATTTTAATGGGTTGAGCCCTCCTGCTTACTTAGGCAGAGGTGTATGTAGTTTGTAGATTCTGAGTATGCTTCAGCGTAAGCACTGACCACCTCGGCCTACAAGCAGGTGTGTGCAGAAGCAGAACACCAGGTACTTCACTTGAAAAACTTAAGTGCTTAAGAAGGAATGGCTATATTGTCAGACTCAAaagagaaatgtggaaaaaaagcttggggtttttttgttgatttgGACCCATGCTCCTGTTTAAATAATATGCTGGTTGTTCTAATTAAACAGTATGTTATATTAACCTATGTTTTTGTATTTCTGATCAACCTTTCCCTTAAGCCTTCAGAGGAAATAATTACTCATTAAATAAATATGCAGATATAGTCATCAAAGCCTTGATCTTTTTCAGAGCTGAAGCACAACTGATACAACTACAAAGAGAATATGCTGAGGTACAAGAAAGGAAATCTTCCTTGAGGCAAGCAACTGAATTAATTACTGATTTAAAGGAACTACAGCAAGAGTGTTTGGATTAtagagaagaaaacccaaaagaaaaagtGGTAGTAAGTacatattttgtgtgtgtttctgaacTGTTCTGGATCAGCCCCTcacccttctttctttcctggaCTGATGGGCATTTCTATTAATGTTTAACTTACACTAAATAGCATTATTTTGTTAATTGTCTTTGTGGAAGCAACTTGAGAATCATTGCTTTAACTGTACTGTAGTATCTCATTTTTTTGGTCTCATGTTAGAAACTAAAGTATTACAAGAGAGGATTCTGCTACCTTGCTGTCTGTGTCCAGGAGTTCAAAGGACATAAAAGTGTAACAGTTGTCCTCAGgtctaacattttttttatagaaattgAAGAAAGATTAACAGTGAGAAGCAAGTAATCGTGGTTTTTTGTTATTACTGTTCAAAGGTAGGGAGAGCTCTGGTACTTACATGTCCGTTCTGTAAGGTATTGAATGCTAGGAACAACACTTGTGTTTCATGACCAGAGTAACTTCTCATGTAGTCTTAGAACTCATTCCCTGTTTGCTGTGGCTCATGACCTGGTGTGGTATTTTCTGTGCTACATGCCTGCCACGTGTAAGGGAAATCCTACCATTTCAGAAGAGTTCCTAATGTTGGctattcttcacttttaaaaatcatgttgCACCATTTcagatagaggaaaaataaatacagatatgtAAGTGATTTTTCCAAGAGTTAAAAATGTCGCCTTGtcattttatttccttaacaACAGTATGGAACTTCCAGCCTCCCTGCTCTTCTGGTGGAGTCGCGGAGAATTCTAGGAGCAGAAAGACACTTTCAGAATATTAATAAGAAACTAGAAGAAGCTCTGGCTGTACAAAGAGGGAAGTTATCAGAGAAACATTAAGTGTTTTTTAATAGATTGACATTCGTTAGGAACAATTCTTAGACTGGTCGGTGCTTTGTTTAATCATTGTTGCTCTATTTTGCTTCAATGTTTAAAAGAAGTCAGTGGCTTCATCAGAGACTGTATCTTTCTATTGTCAAATAGTCTGTGTGAGAATTTACTCAGAATGTCAGTGCAATTAATGAAATAGCGATTCCAGTTAAAGTAGTAAAGCTTTTCTGTGCTCTGTTAGCAATGTTGGTTTGTACTCTTGGGCTATTAATGTGATCGTGAAAGtaatatatacttttaaaagaGAACACATAGACTTTAGTTGAACTATTGATAGACAAATCTCTTTATTgaatttgtatttgaaataaataattttctcccatttctgaaAGTTATTGATTTTATTTGGCTTATCAGTAAAACTTGGACATAACAActaacaaaacagaaaccacacaGCAGAGAGTGTTAAAAGCGCTAAAATTGGAGCAGCATTCATAATTAGTTTTCAGTCCAGTACTCTTCAGCCTCATGTAATTGTCTGCGATCTCCTCATGCCTGTTGAAGATCATCGTTGTGAGGATACTCAGTTTGGTGCCTGACAGCTCTGGAAGAGCACTTCTGAACTGCATCGCAGTATCTTTCACAGAAAGCCTGTGATACGCAAGCTTCATTGCTAGCAGTCTTTGCTAGCCAAGTCGGTGGTTAGCTGCTGCCTTCATTGCAAATGTCCTGTTTCCTTAAAGCTTCCAAAAGAACTTAATCAGGAATTTCTTCCATGGTGTAATTCAGACTATCATTTGCAGCTTCGGCTAGTTCCACATCTTCAGTAGCTTCTAGGAAACGGGCATCATCACTTGCATTGTCCCACTCACTGTCTGACAACTGGAAGTCTTGAGACAAGCTTTTTTCTAAAGATACTGAGCTTTTTGACAAATCTGATGCATTAGAATgtggttttactttttcttctgtgttccccctttcatcctcttcttccttttagaaATGAGAATACTACTTACTCCATATGGAAATGGTCTTCATACTTTTTAACTGCTCTGATCTGAAAGTTTGAAACTCGTACTGTTACATGTAATGGATACTACAGACAGCTGGCCAACAGGACAGATTTTCTAGCATGTTCATTTATAGCCACGTTAACCTGTGGAAGCCTATTTTAACAGGAATAGAAATTTGCTGTTTCTCTAGCAAGCTACAAGTAGTCTGTTGTATACAGCTTCTTAAAATAATACAAGGTTAAAACTAATTTCAGTGTCAAAGATACCATCAGGatctgaaaatgcatttatattatACTTCCTATGAAATAACACTAATAGCTACTGATGATCTGCTTAAGTAGAGCTTAAAGTGCCATTCTGCGGTATACAATTTAAAAGTGTAAAGTGTAAAATTAAAAGTTGTGCCAACTCTCATTGCCTACTCAGTGGGAAAACTATTATGTTCAGGGCTTGGAACCTAGGTTAAGTATCAGGTTGGTTTAAATGTTCTACGTGTATGGGTAAACATAACTGCTTTAATACACTGAGATGGACACTCAGATCTGAGTCTCTGACTCCAGTGTTCCACAAGCACTTCTGTTTTAGCTGGCCCAGCATGAAGTCAAACTTGCACAGCAGAGCTTAACTTGGGCAGTTTTTCCACTCTGAACCTGCAGTGGTCTTGTGGTTTATGCACTGGGAACTGCTGTTCAGACCAAAACAGGAGAAAGTCTTTAGTCCCAGGTGAAGTTAGGCTGTTCCAAGTAACTTAGCTTTATCACGTTTTGTGCTAGATTTGCTGCTGGAGAACTTACTTAAATATTACTGCCTGGAGCTACTGCACCAGCACAACTGCTCTGGGAGCTACTCTATACCAGTGTAACTACTGTATGGAGCTCAACAGACCATGTTTGTGGGGATTCCCAGTGACTTCCAGAGACAGCTTTACTCTCTTGAACTTTAGCATATCAATAGGACAAAAACATACCTCTTTGAAAAGAAACGGGAGACATATCCTAGTTGGTAATGGAAAACCTAAATCAAATATATGGCATTAGTTAAAGTCAACATTCCAAAAAGTATTAAGTATCATTGCTTTGAAATCATAGAATACATACTTTGTGATTTGaagtttttttctctgcagactgGATCGTGACACTTTTGATACCAGACTTCCTTCTTTAGATCTACCAGAATCCTAAGATtgaaataatacagtttttaGTAACAGCACCTAAATGAACTGAATGCATACAGTAGGAAACTGACACTAAAGGAACAGGTTTTATTTGTCCCCATCTATGGATATTGCTTCCATACACTGACATACTTGTTACGTACAATAAACTTCAGGTTTCtttagttaaaaatatatttcttttaagactAACATTCAAAAGTGAAATTTAGTCAACTTTGTTACATAAAGCTTGGAAGAAAAAGTCATTAAAGTAAGGTTAGTATATTGGACCTAACTGTAAGATAAGactgtgttgctgctgctgttacagatAATTTTACTATAAAAGCCAGATAAAATCACTGTTTCCTATCAACTGATAAGACATCCAtctttttcagctgtgctttagAAACACCAAGCTTCAAGCAACTTGCTTGAGAAACACCAAGTTCATCTAGCACAGtgtctgtgggtttgttttttatacCCTTGCTTCTCAAAAACACATTCCTTatctttcagttattttaaatgttatatagaattatttttagttaaaatatttctaCTAATGATATACTGCAATTCTAATGTCATCTGAAAAACCTGGCTCTTCAACACTTATTTTGCTAAAACTGTAAGTCATCCAAGTCCTTGTAGGGTCACTAGCAAAGCTCATCTTGACTGAGGTGGTGGCAGGAATTATCATCTTTGTAATTCTGATGACATAAGAATGTAATTTAAGATGCACTGTAAATTAAAAGTGGTCTGTTTTCTTTATCTTATTCCTGATTGCTCAGCTTCCTAGCTAAGAAGCATCAAAGCACAGTACCACTTAATAGCTTTAACATACTCTGACTTGTTAGGCACATGTTTTAAATAGCATGAAGATTACTTCATAGAAATATTAGAAATTCAAGTTCAGTTACCACAAAGTAAatttaggggagaaaaaagtttgttttgttttgtttgttttttttttaaaaaaaaactccaTTGTATCCCCACAGAGCAAGAGAGCAGAGATTGTAACAGGTGCTCATAagagtttttcagcatttttatagAATTAATAGTTGAGCAGGAAAATAAAGCTGCTTTAAAGTGAATAGTTAAAGAACATACATTATGTTGTTACTTTTGTGAGCTCTTCCAATATTTTCACACCAACGGTAACCAGAAATATCATATACAAGTATTTCTTCCAGAGGGAAATAATTCCATCGCCGTATCCCTGGGGGGTGGGAAATTAATGAATTCTTTAAAAACACTGCTGCAGAATACTCGTTTGTAAACAGTAGAGTGGTCTTTACCTCCTTGTACCCCATCTTTATTAACCAAAGAACGAACAAAATAATCAATTTCTGGATATGGTGAATCCTGATAACCTTCCATGGAATCTGTTAAAACAAAGGCCACATATACATACTGTTACTGGTTTTGCCATTGTAATACGTAACACTGTTACACATTATATAGACCATAGACAGAAAATGTACATGAATCACACCAAATCTTTAAATAAAACGAGGGATAAATCCACTGTTACTTCCCTGTAGATCTCTAAACTGCTACCCCCACCCCCGAGGTACAGAATGGAACTGAGACAAAGCCTGACAGCTatgggagcagggggcagggCGCAGTGTAAATGACATTCAAGTGCTGCAGAGCATCCTTCAGTACAGGTGTGCCCTGCCTCCTGCAGAAAGCCTGCTGAAGAAAAGTCCTAGAGGTTATCAGGTGTGTAAGCCACAGTACATCTAATTTaagagtacttttttttcctatccagTAGAAAAGGCTTGAGGTACCTCTACTGCTTCTGGtagttttactgtttaaaaaagtaGACGTTTTTCTCTGCTCCTCTGAAAAGCCAGATGACAGAACTTTTGTGTCATCCGTCGctctgaagaaaagagagaatacAAAGGAAAATGTGTGATTCTTACAGCATAACATAGTATGGTGTAATATACTGTAACATGTCACAGTATGGCATAACATAGCATAGGCCTGGGCCAcgggctctaggtggccctgctggagcagggggttggaccagatgacctccagagctccctgccagcctcaacCTGTCTGTGATTCCATATGCTACCTTTTGCTATTCCTGTAGCACTTTTTCTTCTCGATTTGACAGTTTCCTCTGAGTTGCACCAGCAGAGGGAAAGGTTTCTTCCTCCAGAACAGCAAAATTCAGTTCCTGGCAAA includes:
- the CENPU gene encoding centromere protein U isoform X1, which codes for MSSEKKMKGSHSRNKLKEHKANSQPRKLFPLEEPDVSRILKVAETNQLELDDSFDHPLHSTAVDDYGEEDSQNESLGHVSAPQRKNTGRSKKPHYSKTSAGDVQECNTADPEDEPLKKNVKALNTTQFQAKKKQPSENTSDPSVDSPCSIQVWCPKELKRSPRDITELDVVLTEFEKIAANYRQSIESNICRKAINGFCSAFKDQITDLIVEVQELKNMKKKNAKVTTDIKKKRQRLLQLREELIGAEAQLIQLQREYAEVQERKSSLRQATELITDLKELQQECLDYREENPKEKVVYGTSSLPALLVESRRILGAERHFQNINKKLEEALAVQRGKLSEKH
- the CENPU gene encoding centromere protein U isoform X2, whose product is MSSEKKMKGSHSRNKLKEHKANSQPRKLFPLEEPDVSRILKVAETNQLELDDSFDHPLHSTAVDDYGEEDSQNESLGHVSAPQRKNTGRSKKPHYSKTSAGDVQECNTADPEDEPLKKNVALNTTQFQAKKKQPSENTSDPSVDSPCSIQVWCPKELKRSPRDITELDVVLTEFEKIAANYRQSIESNICRKAINGFCSAFKDQITDLIVEVQELKNMKKKNAKVTTDIKKKRQRLLQLREELIGAEAQLIQLQREYAEVQERKSSLRQATELITDLKELQQECLDYREENPKEKVVYGTSSLPALLVESRRILGAERHFQNINKKLEEALAVQRGKLSEKH